The Torulaspora globosa chromosome 8, complete sequence genome segment tcgGTCCAGTTCCGCTTCCCACATCGGCAAGGTGTCGTCCTTATACCCATACTCTTTACATTTTCCCATGAAGCTGCTGGCCCTATCATAGTCCTTATCATTGAAGTAATGGACAAAGTGGCGGAAGTAAACCAAACCAACTTTAGATCTGTCGCCTCTCGCCTGACTCAATTTCAACGCATCCTCCAAAAGCTGCCGGGCATTTTCGAGCGTCTGGTCGTTATGCCAGCCAGAAAATCCATAATAAAGCTTTTCCAACGCTGCTGCTTTGTAAACCGTACCCATCAAGTTCCCAGGGTAGTCGGTCAGGATTTTGTCATACAATTGCAGAGCCTTCAACGGATCGCGGTCGTCATATAAAACACTATATGCCGCTTTCAAGTCTTTATCGACAGGCATTGCTTAGATCAACCACAGAGACCTGCTAACAACACAGTTCTTggctcttcatcaactgACCATTCACCTTATAATGATCAAATCCATGACGTATAAAGAGACCGCCAAGAACTTAACTATGGGCTTTATCGCCAAGACTTGAGATTTCCGGCAGCTAAACGGTATAAAGAGGCCACCAAGCCCGGATTTCGATTGCAATTCCTattctcatcatcatcggcCAGCATTGAAGTGCTTTGTTGGACGCCAATGGGTCCATTTTTGGCCAAAATCCAAAAACGGCATCTCAAAGAGGCCTAATCGCTGCAAATTTTCtatgcgatgagatgagatgcgatgagctttaaAGTGAAGAATTTCCACTAAAGCCTAGAGGAGGTTCACCATTGAGTCATTACTGTGAGTTGTATTGATTGCTATGTCTACCGACGCTGTTGCCCACGTTAGGGCCCTTGTTCTGGATGCGACGCCGCTGATTACGCAGCCTTACACACATTACCAGCACTATGCGCAATCATTCTACACCTGCCCTACTGTGTTCAACGAGATAAAGGATACGAATGCGAGGAAGAATCTAGAGATTTGGGAGTCGCTTGGGGTTTTGCGATTGAGACATCCTGCCCGGGAATCCATCGATCGTGTGAGCGCTTTCGCTAAGCTCACCGGTGATTATTCTGTACTGAGTGCCAACGACATACACATTTTGGCTCTGACGTACGAGCTTGAGGCTGAACTAAACAAGGGCGATTGGAGGCTGAGGAGGAAGCCCGGCGATTCTTTGGACCATTTGGACGAGGAAAAGGCCGACCAGAGTGAAGCCGTTGCGCAGGCTGCGGAATCTCAGCAGGAcaagccaaagaagaacCGCAGAAGAGGtggaaagaagcagagggCTAAGCGAGAGGCTAGAGAGGCTGAGGCTTCGGCGGCGCAGGATAGCGCTGCCTCTGGGGACGACGAAGACGCAGACGACGGGGAATGGATCACCGTGGACAATCTAACCGAAGTGATGATCAGAGATAGTGGCGAAGACACCACTGGTGCGAGGGGCGTGGAGGCAACAGAGAAGGAGCGTATAATAGCTCTCAACGCGCCCAAGAACCAGGTCGCTCTTGCGACAGGCGACTTTGCCGTGCAGAACGTGGCGTTGCAGATGAACCTGAACCTGATGAACTTCATGTCCGGGTTGAAGATTAGGAGGCTGCGGAATTACATGATGCGCTGCCACGCCtgtttcaagctcttcccGCTCCCCAAGGACGGCAACCCAACGCATTTCTGCCCGTCCTGCGGCGGCCAGGGCACTTTACTGAGGTGTGCCGTCTCGGTGGACGGCCAAACCGGAGAAGTGACTCCCCATCTCAAGGCAAACTTCCAGTGGATCAACAGAGGCAACAGGTACTCGATTGCGAGCCcgctgtcgaagaactcCCAGCGGAAGTACGGGAACAGAGGTACCGTGCACTCCAAGCCGCACGACTCCGACCTGATCGTCAGAGAGGACCAGAAGGAGTACCAGAAGGCCCTCAAGCAAGACGAGTGgaccaagaagcacaaTGAAAAGATCCTCAACGACTGGATTGGCGGTGGATCCGCAGACAACTACATGTCGCCGTTCGCCATCACCGGGCTCAAGAGCCACACCGTGCGCGTGGGCAGAGGAAGGAACGCCAACAG includes the following:
- the NOB1 gene encoding rRNA-binding endoribonuclease (ancestral locus Anc_5.656); protein product: MSTDAVAHVRALVLDATPLITQPYTHYQHYAQSFYTCPTVFNEIKDTNARKNLEIWESLGVLRLRHPARESIDRVSAFAKLTGDYSVLSANDIHILALTYELEAELNKGDWRLRRKPGDSLDHLDEEKADQSEAVAQAAESQQDKPKKNRRRGGKKQRAKREAREAEASAAQDSAASGDDEDADDGEWITVDNLTEVMIRDSGEDTTGARGVEATEKERIIALNAPKNQVALATGDFAVQNVALQMNLNLMNFMSGLKIRRLRNYMMRCHACFKLFPLPKDGNPTHFCPSCGGQGTLLRCAVSVDGQTGEVTPHLKANFQWINRGNRYSIASPLSKNSQRKYGNRGTVHSKPHDSDLIVREDQKEYQKALKQDEWTKKHNEKILNDWIGGGSADNYMSPFAITGLKSHTVRVGRGRNANSTRKKR